The following are encoded together in the Penicillium digitatum chromosome 3, complete sequence genome:
- a CDS encoding Protein bcp1, whose protein sequence is MVKRKELGDVTMGGTKPEESDSDEDMDMVNVEFEWFDPQPIDFHGLKNLLRQLFDNDAQIFDMSALADLILSQPTLGSTVKVDGHESDPYAFLSILNLQEHKDKPVVRDLINYLKTKSASNPSLSAAFQLLSQPTIPPIGLILTERLINMPSEIVPPMYNMLQEEIAWAVEDKEPYTFSHYLVLSKNYEEVESKLDQEESRPQKKKKKGGEKAERFFFHPEDEVIERHALCTGSIDYTHKSDEGHSDSKRAFQELGIRTKGSLILIEAARFEPMVKALTQYMS, encoded by the exons ATGGTTAAGCGCAAAGAACTCGGTGATGTCACCATGGGCGGCACCAAGCCAGAAGAGTCCGACTCCGACGAG GACATGGACATGGTCAATGTAGAGTTTGAATGGTTCGACCCTCAGCCTATCGATTTCCATGGCCTGAAGAACCTCTTGCGCCAGCTATTCGATAACGATGCTCAGATCTTCGACATGTCCGCGTTGGCGGACTTGATTCTCTCCCAGCCAACACTGGGATCAACAGTGAAAGTGGATGGGCATGAATCGGATCCCTACGCATTCTTGTCTATTCTCAACCTGCAGGAACACAAG GACAAACCCGTCGTCCGGGACCTGATCAACTACCTCAAGACCAAATCTGCCTCCAACCCGTCCCTCTCCGCTGCTTTCCAGCTCCTTTCCCAACCCACGATCCCTCCCATCGGTCTTATTCTGACCGAGCGGCTGATCAACATGCCGTCGGAGATTGTCCCCCCTATGTACAACATGCTCCAGGAAGAGATTGCCTGGGCGGTTGAGGACAAGGAGCCCTATACATTTTCGCACTACTTGGTGCTCTCAAAGAACTACGAGGAAGTCGAGTCGAAGCTGGATCAGGAAGAGTCGCGGCctcagaagaaaaagaagaagggtggtgAGAAGGCCGagcgcttcttcttccatcccGAAGACGAGGTTATCGAGCGCCATGCGCTGTGTACTGGCTCTATTGATTACACTCATAAGTCCGACGAAGGTCACTCAGACTCAAAGCGTGCGTTCCAGGAGCTGGGTATCCGGACGAAAGGCagcttgattttgattgaGGCGGCTAGGTTTGAACCTATGGTCAAGGCTCTTACGCAATATATGTCGTAA
- a CDS encoding protein bcp1: MGFSTATPEVQPRYRQLFTELENRFKSTTLGSDKWYILAISTLVASPDPARADQLYLHLTQQADYATSAARQALIRRLREALVKSVPIVGVCRPIEAILAISEVERDEDKDFTFTREGWQCDEANHKRGTGWLQTLYAHNTTDTLDLFNAHKDFSWLSKDITYGLFLSDRQVLDDLDTQLVVLPGIMSQNLPKETHWHIRGTRRIGVPQEEVRVIWDCVQLVAQFHDVKLHKVPTVQAVEYDV; this comes from the coding sequence ATGGGGTTTTCCACCGCTACACCAGAAGTCCAACCCCGCTACCGTCAACTCTTCACCGAGTTAGAGAACCGCTTCAAATCAACTACTCTGGGCAGTGATAAATGGTACATCCTAGCCATTTCCACCCTAGTTGCCAGCCCAGATCCAGCACGAGCAGACCAGCTCTACCTCCACCTTACTCAGCAAGCAGACTACGCAACCTCAGCAGCCCGGCAAGCCCTGATCCGCCGGCTGCGCGAGGCACTCGTCAAATCCGTTCCCATCGTCGGAGTTTGCAGGCCCATCGAGGCAATTTTGGCCATTAGCGAGGTCGAGCGCGACGAGGACAAGGATTTCACCTTCACTCGCGAGGGATGGCAATGTGATGAGGCGAACCACAAGCGGGGCACAGGGTGGCTGCAGACGCTGTACGCGCATAACACGACAGACACGCTGGATCTATTCAATGCGCATAAGGATTTCTCTTGGCTGTCCAAGGACATCACTTACGGGTTGTTTTTGTCGGATCGTCAGGTCTTGGATGATCTTGATACACAGCTTGTGGTGCTGCCTGGTATCATGAGTCAGAACCTGCCGAAGGAGACCCATTGGCACATTCGTGGTACGAGGCGCATTGGTGTTCCTCAGGAAGAGGTCCGGGTTATTTGGGATTGTGTGCAGCTTGTCGCTCAGTTTCATGATGTTAAGCTTCACAAAGTGCCCACTGTTCAGGCAGTTGAGTATGATGTTTAG
- a CDS encoding Alpha-1,2-mannosyltransferase, putative, with protein sequence MLTVILVCTIYVYRSPTAASSTVPLVPNTAFEVPLTERQKDFWKVLRPIIERHKPSCPSPEKRGDAAAQHFDPTKEVPRPDLTGLSEENVRRMEEAHAAFIEDVKKSDKELKPVHTPGKRGLVSTAGSTYLPVFVSSLRMLRRAGSTLPVELFMKDATEHEKHVCNEILPKLDARCLVLAEVVGKNVIEHYQLKIFAVLFSSFEEIVWMDADCFPLGKPEELLDSEPFKTNGLVTWPDFWASSASPLYYRISRQRTPSMNARQSSETGVFLVSKKTHLLALLLAAYYNFYGPSHYFRLLSQGGPGEGDKETFIQAASAVGAPFYTVSERVQAIGHANADGLSGSAMAQSDPREDFALIQQDKWRVKDESVAPAPHVFFIHANYPKFNPGDRIFGMGWETTPTLKEDGSDGRAWTAPPATIKRFGYDVERAYWEEIKWVSCTLETAFKTWENKVGLCKRVEEYWGHVFAEPHDDDPKFTLDG encoded by the coding sequence ATGCTCACTGTGATTCTAGTGTGTACCATCTACGTCTACCGGTCCCCGACCGCCGCATCCTCTACCGTCCCTTTAGTCCCAAACACAGCATTCGAGGTTCCCCTCACGGAACGCCAGAAAGACTTCTGGAAAGTCCTCCGACCCATAATTGAACGCCACAAACCAAGTTGCCCTTCTCCAGAAAAGCGCGGCGATGCCGCAGCTCAACACTTTGACCCCACCAAAGAAGTACCGCGACCCGACCTGACGGGCCTGAGTGAGGAAAATGTACGCAGAATGGAAGAAGCTCATGCGGCCTTCATCGAGGATGTCAAGAAGTCGGACAAAGAATTGAAACCGGTTCATACCCCAGGCAAGCGAGGACTGGTATCGACAGCTGGTTCCACGTACCTCCCCGTTTTTGTCTCGTCGCTGCGCATGCTGCGCCGCGCGGGATCAACGTTGCCGGTTGAACTCTTCATGAAGGATGCCACCGAACACGAGAAACATGTTTGCAACGAGATACTCCCCAAACTCGACGCGCGGTGCTTGGTGCTAGCGGAGGTGGTCGGGAAAAATGTCATTGAACATTATCAACTCAAGATCTTCGCAGTTCTTTTCTCGTCCTTTGAAGAGATTGTCTGGATGGATGCCGACTGCTTCCCTCTTGGCAAGCCTGAGGAACTGCTCGACTCGGAGCCATTCAAAACCAATGGTCTTGTCACATGGCCCGACTTCTGGGCTTCCTCCGCATCTCCGTTGTACTATAGAATTTCACGCCAACGGACGCCATCTATGAACGCCCGCCAGTCGTCAGAGACCGGGGTATTCTTAGTCTCTAAGAAAACCCACTTACTAGCTCTCTTGCTGGCGGCATACTATAACTTTTACGGCCCCTCGCATTATTTCCGCCTGCTAAGTCAAGGAGGACCTGGCGAGGGAGACAAGGAAACCTTTATCCAAGCTGCCTCTGCTGTAGGTGCGCCTTTTTACACCGTCAGTGAAAGGGTGCAAGCCATCGGACACGCAAATGCGGATGGACTGTCTGGATCCGCCATGGCACAGTCAGATCCGCGCGAAGACTTTGCCTTGATCCAGCAGGACAAATGGCGCGTAAAAGACGAGTCCGTTGCCCCTGCACCACacgtcttcttcatccatgCAAACTACCCCAAGTTCAACCCCGGCGACCGGATCTTCGGCATGGGCTGGGAAACAACACCTACGTTGAAGGAGGACGGCTCAGATGGACGCGCCTGGACGGCACCCCCAGCGACCATTAAGCGATTTGGATACGATGTCGAAAGGGCTTACTGGGAGGAGATTAAATGGGTGAGCTGCACGCTCGAAACGGCCTTCAAGACGTGGGAGAACAAAGTGGGCCTTTGCAAGAGAGTCGAGGAATATTGGGGTCACGTCTTTGCTGAGCCGCATGATGACGATCCCAAGTTTACCTTGGATGGTTGA
- a CDS encoding Fungal transcriptional regulatory protein, N-terminal: protein MAASDYADRPSQDPAPKGKSRKTDLNAPVRKRRKRTVISGASDDCFACSKRGARCDRRRPYCSQCLDLGRECSGYKTTLTWGVGVASRGKLRGQKLPVMEPEGKSSGNSAKSQSRSSSCSGPSSSQVPGNASAGVPPSNGPAMASFGTGTPSVKLEGSPPTMPAAFGMCCNMAWTMDMPDPQSWSNTLAAPPAISGLPLASRPMMPNHASQNMTPETPLLYAPIQSPASNSGSLVWPTAVPFSSQAFTPPASQGADEEDVKSDPNYHVLWNAAHSPSLSQLLLARSVGRTPRLRYLISYYAEVIAPIIVAFDAPTNPFRTHIIRLAMESEALQEAIATLATSNLRQRRQHNHLSTERTLPARMSSMAHRALTDEDFHDRYGISMVEGYIREENHHRGMAVKALNADLADPHRRLSDSVLATLLMLCLFHGCDTGVAEFRAQFAGVTRLLAIRMRHSRVVTDDLKWFIRMFSWFDTLTATTNDRDVQLRGTCLEISSITDGEWGLENLAGCDGRLFKLISQLGRLNLLSQDQEPNLLRPSDAAVPTSSLPPNMLFPGWETVVPNPVMGPSPEYGFSLPTPPQSSDSSRRPSSPEFWTEWYSLRQRLESWRFDPPAQAAFPSPPLSTSTMTWNSTAYVTPQTSSSAYQVAPENLQDVYQISECFRHAALLYCERLAEPTLPSSHGRIQHLVQLAMHCLITAQSDVYLLWPLFIVGSECVQDDHRSIIRNRCKDISKDSGFINNLSCLELLEGIWAEHSDESSSPIYPSGVCPPPPLAGGRAPASSQAFRWSRVMQAKRGGGEYMVA, encoded by the coding sequence ATGGCCGCCTCTGATTATGCAGATCGTCCCTCGCAAGACCCCGCGCCCAAGGGAAAATCCCGCAAAACCGACCTGAACGCTCCAGTCCGAAAACGCCGCAAGAGAACCGTGATCAGCGGAGCCTCAGATGATTGCTTTGCTTGCTCCAAGCGAGGAGCACGGTGTGATCGACGACGGCCCTATTGCTCCCAGTGCCTCGACCTCGGCCGCGAATGTTCCGGATACAAGACGACACTAACATGGGGTGTTGGAGTCGCAAGTCGAGGGAAACTCCGGGGTCAGAAGCTTCCGGTGATGGAACCGGAAGGGAAATCGTCGGGAAATTCTGCGAAATCACAATCGAGGTCCTCAAGCTGTAGCGGCCCGTCTTCGTCACAGGTACCTGGCAATGCTTCGGCCGGGGTACCTCCGTCCAACGGCCCTGCAATGGCATCGTTTGGTACCGGGACGCCAAGTGTGAAACTGGAAGGTAGCCCGCCGACGATGCCTGCTGCATTCGGCATGTGTTGCAACATGGCTTGGACGATGGACATGCCAGATCCGCAATCATGGTCGAACACGCTTGCTGCCCCGCCTGCGATTTCAGGACTTCCATTAGCCAGTCGGCCAATGATGCCCAACCATGCAAGCCAAAACATGACCCCGGAAACACCATTGCTCTATGCTCCCATTCAGAGCCCGGCGTCTAATTCTGGTTCTCTGGTGTGGCCAACTGCAGTCCCATTCTCATCCCAGGCTTTTACTCCTCCAGCGTCACAAGGCgcggatgaagaggatgtcAAATCCGATCCCAATTATCATGTGCTTTGGAACGCGGCCCATTCTCCATCACTCTCGCAGCTCCTCTTGGCACGGTCTGTGGGGCGGACCCCGCGTCTCCGTTATCTCATCAGTTACTACGCCGAAGTCATTGCTCCCATAATTGTTGCCTTCGATGCCCCAACAAATCCCTTCCGTACTCACATTATACGCTTGGCGATGGAGAGCGAGGCTCTGCAGGAGGCGATTGCAACTTTGGCTACGAGCAACCTACGCCAAAGACGACAGCACAATCACCTCTCTACGGAACGAACTCTGCCGGCACGCATGTCATCAATGGCTCACCGTGCCCTCACCGATGAAGATTTTCACGATCGATATGGCATCTCAATGGTCGAAGGTTATATCAGAGAAGAAAATCACCATCGAGGGATGGCCGTCAAGGCTCTAAATGCTGATTTGGCCGACCCTCATCGTAGACTGTCCGACTCCGTACTCGCAACTTTGTTAATGCTCTGTCTTTTCCATGGCTGCGATACTGGTGTTGCCGAATTCCGTGCACAGTTTGCTGGAGTAACAAGACTGCTCGCGATCCGCATGCGGCATTCCCGTGTCGTAACGGATGATCTCAAATGGTTCATCCGCATGTTCTCGTGGTTTGATACGTTGACGGCAACTACTAATGACCGTGATGTGCAGCTCCGCGGAACTTGTTTGGAGATCAGCTCCATAACAGATGGAGAATGGGGTCTGGAGAACCTGGCCGGCTGTGATGGCCGTCTGTTCAAGCTGATTTCTCAGCTGGGCCGCTTGAATCTTCTCAGTCAGGATCAAGAGCCCAACCTTTTGCGCCCCAGTGACGCTGCTGTCCCCACCTCCTCCCTCCCTCCTAACATGTTGTTCCCGGGATGGGAAACAGTTGTGCCCAATCCAGTCATGGGCCCTTCACCGGAATACGGCTTTTCTCTTCCCACGCCGCCGCAAAGCAGTGACTCGTCCCGTCGTCCTTCCTCTCCAGAATTCTGGACAGAGTGGTATTCGCTCAGGCAGCGACTCGAATCTTGGCGATTCGACCCACCTGCTCAGGCTGCTTTCCCCTCTCCACCCTtatctacatctacaatgACTTGGAACTCTACTGCTTATGTGACGCCACAAACCTCCTCGTCGGCATATCAAGTGGCACCGGAGAATCTCCAGGACGTCTACCAGATCTCGGAGTGTTTCCGCCATGCTGCCCTTCTCTACTGCGAACGTCTAGCCGAGCCGACCCTTCCATCATCCCATGGCCGTATCCAGCACCTTGTTCAGCTGGCTATGCACTGTCTCATTACCGCACAATCGGATGTATATCTTCTCTGGCCCCTGTTCATTGTCGGCTCGGAGTGTGTCCAGGACGATCACCGTTCAATCATCCGCAATCGCTGCAAGGATATCTCCAAGGACTCTGGCTTTATCAACAACCTTTCCTGCCTAGAGCTTCTGGAAGGGATATGGGCTGAGCATTCCGATGAATCTTCATCTCCAATTTATCCTAGCGGGGTTTGTCCCCCGCCTCCGCTGGCTGGCGGCAGGGCACCAGCTTCATCGCAGGCCTTCCGTTGGTCCCGAGTCATGCAGGCCAAGCGGGGGGGCGGCGAGTACATGGTTGCATAG
- a CDS encoding vegetative cell wall protein gp1: MYHYSSPPPGWSAYDYTQSPPTSPQYAYYASQYANTYASPRGTSRRHNRKASYTTTKETPWYSSGYPQGYYETTPDHGIPPRKHDHDINNEDIEAARRSRTRRQSTSTRTPSKPKPPPATAKPPPTATEHDAEAAGIPAGYSIKNWDPTEAPIILLGSVFDANSLGKWIYDWTIFHHGASTPMADVAGDLWLLLIKLAGKVKRADECLPRIQRVEAQEVVEDFLESGERLWSRFKKLLKSCELYMWKAAKREGGKGPVSMGRNAGCEFVESIFGRDRELENTEKLMNSIRLWNMRFDANCDDILRRPAAA, encoded by the exons ATGTATCATTACTCCAGTCCTCCGCCCGGGTGGTCAGCCTACGACTACACTCAATCGCCTCCCACCTCTCCCCAATACGCCTACTACGCCTCTCAGTACGCCAACACCTACGCTTCACCCCGGGGCACCTCGCGACGACACAACCGCAAGGCCAGTTACACGACCACCAAAGAAACACCGTGGTATTCATCGGGCTACCCACAAGGCTACTATGAAACAACTCCAGACCATGGCATTCCACCGCGAAAGCACGATCAT GATATTAACAACGAGGATATCGAAGCGGCCCGACGCTCCCGAACCAGGCGCCAATCCACATCAACGCGCACTCCCAGCAAACCCAAACCACCACCTGCCACCGCCAAACCGCCACCCACCGCCACCGAACATGACGCCGAGGCCGCAGGGATCCCAGCAGGCTATTCGATCAAAAACTGGGACCCAACCGAAGCGCCGATCATTTTGCTTGGTAGTGTGTTTGATGCGAACTCCCTCGGAAAGTGGATCTACGACTGGACCATCTTTCATCATGGGGCATCGACGCCCATGGCCGATGTCGCGGGCGACTTGTGGCTATTGTTGATCAAGCTGGCGGGCAAAGTAAAGAGGGCGGATGAATGCCTCCCTCGCATTCAACGCGTGGAGGCGCAGGAAGTTGTGGAAGATTTCCTGGAAAGTGGCGAGCGCCTCTGGTCCCGattcaagaagcttcttaaGAGCTGCGAACTTTACATGTGGAAGGCCGCCAAGCGAGAAGGTGGCAAAGGGCCCGTCTCAATGGGTCGCAATGCTGGTTGTGAATTTGTCGAATCGATTTTCGGTCGTGACCGTGAGCTTGAAAATACCGAGAAGCTCATGAATAGTATTCGACTTTGGAATATGCGATTCGACGCCAACTGCGATGACATTCTGCGCCGACCGGCGGCTGCTTAG
- a CDS encoding Ion transport 2: MTTEDKSRGLSLWEWIRAHFHMRPPEDDEPQSWWIASTAIPLVAAATGPLTNVMSIVALVMPWRSKILSIEPTAAGTSAQEGYPDPHWATVLNAISLCCGIVGNAFLLFNFTQIVRYIIALPVTIVLWFTAAGILCGTTTAIDVYAPPVGIDRVYSQAYWSAVIAAVLYFILSVVLMINMLGYFLGKYPQHFALTGEQRTLILQMTAMVVWLLIGAAIFQRVLKISFADALFFSDVTVLTLGYGNIIPINAVGRGLIWPYAVIGIIILGLVVESIFKFAREVHYDNVIRKHIEQKRQSTFERSVDFQELDSAQQKRPTGGQVITPPDLARQKSEPHRRLHHRPIRNTINALATARRPKILIMREEKDRFEAMRRIQYDTMRFRRWNNLIISIVAFGIVWSCGAVVFWKLEAMTYFESLYFCFTSLLTIGYGDFTPESNPGRPFFVVWSLIAIPTMTMLISEMTDTVVASFKRATEVVADYFVLPQSRVYKTCFGRIPGLAQFLLFRQERKRQERGFPIEGADEPDCGEGADSEEAGQYNNTGSDDLAEAHPRRSLEELVREPTTPELTQQLAFAIRRTSKQAREGKRKRYSYEEWVEFTRLIQFTDPRARTPLQRNQPANEERLSNDEDDYGLLNWDWIGENSPMLAKQTEPEWVLDRLCESLIRYVSTQESGAVEGPDLAEEPTLRKERDIGLDE; this comes from the exons ATGACCACAGAAGACAAGTCTCGTGGGCTATCGCTATGGGAATGGATCCGGGCCCATTTTCATATGAGACCACCTGAAGATGACGAGCCACAGTCATGGTGGATTGCATCGACGGCCATCCCGCTGGTTGCTGCTGCAACGGGACCACTCACCAATGTCATGTCAATCGTTGCGCTGGTTATGCCATGGCGAAGCAAAATTCTCTCAATTGAACCTACTGCTGCTGGAACATCTGCCCAAGAAGGATATCCAGACCCTCATTG GGCCACTGTCCTAAACGCCATTTCTCTCTGTTGCGGAATCGTGGGTAATGCATTCTTACTGTTCAATTTTACCCAGATCGTACGCTATATTATAGCTTTGCCCGTAACGATCGTTTTGTGGTTCACGGCGGCGGGAATC CTTTGTGGAACTACCACAGCCATAGATGTCTATGCACCCCCGGTAGGCATTGATAGGGTCTACTCACAGGCCTATTGGAGCGCCGTCATTGCGGCAGTTCTTTACTTCATCCTGAGCGTCGTCTTGATGATCAACATGCTGGGTTATTTCCTGGGTAAATACCCACAACATTTCGCTTTGACCGGCGAGCAACGGACCTTGATTCTACAAATGACTGCAATGGTGGTTTGGCTGTTGATAGGGGCAGCCATTTTTCAACGAGTACTCAAGATTTCGTTTGCTGATGCATTGTTCTTCTCCGATGTCACCGTGCTCACATTAGGGTATGGCAACATAATTCCCATTAATGCCGTCGGTCGGGGTCTTATTTGGCCATATGCGGTCATCGGAATTATCATCCTCGGATTGGTTGTGGAAAGCATCTTTAAATTTGCTCGCGAGGTTCACTATGACAATGTCATTCGGAAACACATTGAGCAGAAGCGGCAATCCACTTTCGAGCGATCAGTGGATTTTCAAGAGCTAGACTCTGCTCAACAGAAACGCCCAACTGGGGGACAAGTGATCACTCCTCCAGATCTCGCTCGCCAAAAATCCGAGCCTCATCGCCGTCTGCATCATCGGCCAATTCGCAACACAATCAACGCCCTTGCCACGGCTCGCCGACCCAAGATTCTTATCATGCGCGAAGAAAAGGATCGGTTTGAAGCCATGCGCCGTATCCAGTACGATACCATGCGCTTCCGTCGCTGGAACAATTTGATCATCAGCATTGTTGCATTCGGGATTGTGTGGTCTTGCGGAGCAGTGGTGTTCTGGAAATTAGAAGCAATGACCTACTTTGAATCCCTCTATTTTTGCTTCACCTCCCTGCTAACCATTGGCTATGGTGACTTCACACCGGAGTCAAATCCCGGAAGACCTTTCTTTGTGGTATGGTCTCTAATTGCTATCCCAACCATGACAATGCTCATTTCCGAGATGACCGACACGGTCGTCGCCAGCTTCAAGCGCGCCACTGAAGTAGTCGCCGACTACTTCGTCCTTCCTCAATCCCGTGTCTACAAGACATGCTTTGGTCGGATCCCCGGTCTTGCCCAGTTCTTACTGTTTCGCCAAGAGAGAAAGCGGCAAGAGCGCGGTTTCCCAATTGAGGGGGCTGATGAACCCGACTGTGGAGAAGGAGCGGACTCTGAGGAGGCTGGTCAATATAATAATACTGGAAGCGACGACCTAGCCGAGGCTCATCCACGTCGAagcctcgaggaacttgtcCGCGAACCGACCACACCTGAGCTTACCCAGCAGCTTGCCTTCGCGATCCGCCGCACCTCTAAACAGGCACGAGAAGGCAAGCGAAAAAGATACTCCTACGAAGAATGGGTCGAATTCACTCGCCTCATTCAGTTCACGGATCCACGGGCTCGGACACCACTACAGAGAAACCAGCCGGCAAATGAGGAACGTCTTTCTAATGATGAAGACGATTACGGACTTCTCAATTGGGACTGGATTGGCGAGAACAGTCCCATGCTGGCAAAGCAGACAGAGCCTGAGTGGGTTTTGGATCGGTTGTGTGAAAGCTTGATTCGGTACGTGTCGACTCAAGAAAGCGGGGCTGTGGAAGGTCCTGATTTGGCAGAGGAGCCAACTCtgagaaaagagagagatatTGGGCTGGATGAATGA
- a CDS encoding macro domain-like protein, which produces MTTNIPEILLLCMDKDFITAFNDALEKSWPDHDPAKLKISPIHERLNSLPEGTTFDLIVSPANSYARLDGAFDHAISMTFSPRKDYNALTRAAQTVLYEKWRGFAPPGSCTLVEFPDDLNQNRYDCGWVAICPTMREPADVRWDKEIVYECIWSLLCQVEGYNRAAEGKGRIERILMTPLAVGVGKVSKERWAMQTVLALRQFVDAVERPARWRHLEWKDIDKDYTEVPVLRIYSGETSVKVITYFQVFHELRGYCAPIVLL; this is translated from the exons atgacaaccaACATCCCCGAGATTCTCCTGCTCTGCATGGACAAGGACTTCATAACAGCCTTCAATGATGCCCTCGAAAAGAGTTGGCCAGATCACGACCCAGCAAAACTAAAGATCTCCCCGATACACGAGCGCCTTAACTCCCTCCCAGAAGGAACAACATTCGACCTAATCGTCTCACCAGCAAACTCCTACGCCCGTCTCGATGGAGCCTTCGACCACGCCATCTCTATGACCTTCAGCCCACGCAAGGACTACAACGCTCTGACACGCGCAGCACAGACAGTCCTGTATGAGAAATGGCGTGGTTTTGCACCGCCAGGCTCTTGTACACTTGTCGAGTTCCCAGATGACCTGAATCAAAATAGATATGACTGCGGATGGGTGGCTATTTGTCCGACGATGCGTGAGCCCGCAGATGTCCGCTGGGACAAAGAGATTGTCTATGAGTGTATTTGGAGCTTGTTATGTCAGGTTGAGGGATACAATCGTGCTGCAGAGGGGAAAGGGAGGATTGAGAGGATTCTGATGACGCCGTTGGCTGTTGGGGTTGGGAAGGTTAGTAAGGAGCGATGGGCGATGCAGACGGTCCTTGCACTGAGGCAGTTTGTTGATGCCGTTGAGAGGCCTGCAAGGTGGAGACACTTGGAGTGGAAGGATATTGACAAGGATTATACCGAGGTT CCAGTTCTTCG GATATATTCTGGGGAAACTAGTGTCAAAGTCATCACTTACTTTCAAGTGTTTCACGAGCTACGTGGTTACTGTGCACCAATTGTGCTTCTGTGA
- a CDS encoding GXWXG protein-domain-containing protein, whose product MTIQFSNMPFDCFQPSPAKKFVSLTKNTRVPGGIINTVFHELKPLQPDDLIGEWDGYLLGTGHPFEDELDTLNWFGNTFYSTDDVAPLIVARNGERVPFEDWGRASLREIKFQGVVSATLVYDKRPMMVYYRAVKHNMVAGCIESKEWPGKVFFYLTK is encoded by the exons ATGACAATCCAATTCTCAAACATGCCATTCGACTGTTTCCAGCCCAGTCCAGCCAAGAAATTCGTCTCTCTCACCAAGAACACTCGGGTACCCGGCGGGATCATCAACACCGTCTTTCACGAGCTCAAACCCCTTCAGCCAGACGACTTGATCGGCGAATGGGACGGATATCTCCTTGGCACAGGCCACCCGTTCGAAGATGAGCTGGACACACTCAACTGGTTCGGCAATACATTTTATTCCACCGACGACGTCGCGCCGCTAATTGTTGCGCGGAACGGAGAGCGGGTGCCCTTCGAGGATTGGGGGCGTGCATCC CTGCGTGAAATCAAATTTCAAGGAGTCGTCTCTGCGACTCTGGTTTACGATAAACGACCAATGATGGTTTATTATCGAGCTGTGAAACATAACATGGTGGCCGGGTGCATCGAGAGTAAAGAGTGGCCGGGGAAAGTATTCTTCTATTTGACGAAATGA